The sequence below is a genomic window from Ipomoea triloba cultivar NCNSP0323 chromosome 10, ASM357664v1.
TGAAAGGCAAAAAGGATAGATTCCTCTTCTAATCTCATTTCTTATGGGCAATTTCCACTAGTGTAATTAACAGAAGAAAGAGATCTGCCTTCCACAATTAGAGAGCTAAGTAAAATAAGAGCACAAGCACAAAGAATCCTGAGAATATTTGCAAGCGCTTGAAATGAAAGTGCAAAACAATCCAATGTGAATGTACACAGATAAATAACTACTCTCAATTCCCTTTTGTAAACCTAATAATTGATTGTCTTTTCTATTTGCATTGTTTCCCCTTGTTTACAGTGTATCTTCGAAAGCTAACCTAAATCTGCCAGTAGAACACCGTGTTCCTTGGCAAGGAACCCATAAGACAATATGCTCTAAAGATCAAGCAAGCTAGAAGAGGAAGGTGGTCATCCATTATATCTGCAAACTTCCAAAAAATGCGCAATATTACACGTTGAACACCTTAGAAGTAATGGATCTACAATGGACATGAGGGTAATGTAATAAAAAGTATGTAAATATAACCAGAAATAGGGTCATGCTGCTTACCTATTATTTCTAGGGAGAAGCTTACTCCCTGCTAGATTTTGCCCAGAAAAATATCCTCTTTCGAGTAGAAAGACTCTCAGACAAGGTTCTGGTGCTCCCCTTTGACCCAAATGAAAAGTGGCGCCTCATGAAGGTCTTCCCTGATGAACTTCTCATGCTGGAACTTGAGCTCATCTTGGGATACCTCCCCTCGTGTCCACTACTTTTCTGACGGTCTAATACAGAAAGATTGCCACTAAAATTGCTGTCAACAATCCGATTCTTGTATCTCTTTCTAGCTTTTAACTCCATCTCAGCTTTCAGTGCCTTTTCAGACATCTTCAATGCTTGCTTCTCCCCGTAAGTACAGACGGGGCAAGCTGGGTCATACTTGTTGATTTCAGATGTCATATTCTCCAAGCACTCAGCATGGAAAACATGCCCACAAGTTAGAATAGCAACAACAGCCAGTTCATTAGAGGCTATAATTTTCTGACTACCCCACAAAGATTTATCTGTTAACAGCTTTGCGCATATGCCACAGGTTCGGAGATCAAGCGAGGGAGAACCAGAATTTCTTCCACTAGATCTGGCAACTTTATCACGATGGAAGCCAAAGCTTTCACTATCAAATGACCATCTCCCCCTCCGAGAAGTTGTCAGGAATTCAGGAAAGGAAGGAACAGACCATCCATCTGATGATCCACCATAAGATCCTCGAGTAGATTCATTGCTCCAACCAGGGAGAATGAAAGACGACGCTTCT
It includes:
- the LOC116032465 gene encoding uncharacterized protein LOC116032465 is translated as MGSACCVAARDRTISNGAASEILQRNVRYSPSWSFRWDNRGRVAGEETSVNWSSDGVGGNDRLEFKSGTTVETVCPSEDGSPLDSFRSFPWQKSPTSERNMGSSTHPSTDPLVDSQDRNSTEVKESTGSPAVSFPSPVKLSPSAPSVSSFPTSPLSSQSQVPPANLTSSRLPHHSPGRRLSRHVSDTGVPGIKSPTFSVSEEASSFILPGWSNESTRGSYGGSSDGWSVPSFPEFLTTSRRGRWSFDSESFGFHRDKVARSSGRNSGSPSLDLRTCGICAKLLTDKSLWGSQKIIASNELAVVAILTCGHVFHAECLENMTSEINKYDPACPVCTYGEKQALKMSEKALKAEMELKARKRYKNRIVDSNFSGNLSVLDRQKSSGHEGRYPKMSSSSSMRSSSGKTFMRRHFSFGSKGSTRTLSESLSTRKRIFFWAKSSRE